The proteins below come from a single Arthrobacter crystallopoietes genomic window:
- a CDS encoding GNAT family N-acetyltransferase produces MQVITNNYGASQYDAYVDGAVAASLHYQIQDGEMWLLWTTVSASCEVEGLAERLIRDALADAHKRRLAVRPFCQEVRKIISAHPVYLKLVPANEVRRLHLTAVPAPKESKELATAAA; encoded by the coding sequence ATGCAGGTAATCACCAACAACTACGGTGCTTCCCAATACGACGCCTATGTGGACGGAGCGGTGGCCGCGTCACTGCACTACCAGATCCAGGACGGCGAGATGTGGCTTCTCTGGACCACCGTGAGCGCCAGTTGCGAGGTAGAAGGTCTTGCCGAGCGCCTGATCCGCGACGCCCTCGCCGATGCGCACAAGAGGCGGTTGGCCGTGCGCCCGTTCTGCCAAGAGGTACGCAAAATCATTTCCGCGCACCCCGTGTATCTGAAGCTGGTTCCGGCCAACGAAGTCAGGCGCCTTCACCTGACCGCGGTTCCCGCACCGAAGGAATCGAAGGAACTGGCGACCGCCGCCGCCTGA
- a CDS encoding PucR family transcriptional regulator encodes MHTPPGSAARSPETGTASSATGADDARWVQLVGGLKDKLPRMQETFVERVRAIPEYSGHAVSGHDLQTAAAKAIELTLDAMAGKEHYPRLLEFATDLGNRRARQGLPAEALISAVRMDFPIIWATLLEISDNDDAALLVNRAEEVWRVVDDYATATHSSYLAARVSMAQEEAGVRQEFISALFGAQGRLPETRDRFAKAFNLKPDVPYAIAAAKGQPAAELRKVASTPNRSQSMFLHQAEEYTYLFWPVPRGGGSPGSLGAGISAIPCGLATADAGLVDLAAFGRIAAALSDLATPDDQAPITVERHWIRLARARMDALGVQLGAGLDGQLSVARPDELERLRETVSTFLANGSVSATADQLYCHRNTILNRMRRFKELTGIDLMVPVQAARAVIAWA; translated from the coding sequence ATGCACACACCCCCTGGCAGCGCTGCCCGTTCTCCCGAAACCGGAACCGCGTCATCCGCAACCGGCGCCGACGATGCCCGCTGGGTGCAGCTGGTGGGAGGCCTGAAGGACAAACTGCCCAGGATGCAGGAGACGTTCGTGGAGCGGGTGCGGGCTATTCCCGAGTACTCCGGGCACGCCGTTTCCGGCCACGATCTGCAGACCGCGGCCGCCAAAGCGATCGAGCTGACGCTGGACGCGATGGCGGGCAAAGAGCACTACCCGCGGCTGCTGGAATTCGCCACCGATCTGGGCAACCGCCGCGCGCGCCAGGGCCTCCCGGCCGAGGCCCTCATCTCCGCCGTCCGCATGGACTTCCCCATCATCTGGGCCACGCTGCTGGAAATTTCGGACAACGACGACGCCGCCCTGCTGGTCAACCGGGCCGAGGAAGTCTGGCGGGTGGTAGACGATTACGCCACGGCCACCCACTCCAGTTACCTGGCCGCGCGCGTGAGCATGGCGCAAGAGGAAGCCGGTGTCCGGCAGGAATTCATCTCAGCTCTCTTCGGTGCCCAGGGCCGCCTGCCCGAAACCCGCGATCGGTTTGCGAAGGCCTTCAACCTGAAGCCGGACGTGCCCTATGCCATCGCCGCCGCAAAGGGGCAGCCGGCGGCCGAGCTCCGGAAGGTGGCTTCCACGCCCAACCGCAGCCAATCCATGTTCCTGCACCAGGCCGAGGAGTACACCTACCTGTTCTGGCCGGTACCGCGCGGCGGCGGTTCGCCTGGCTCCCTTGGTGCGGGGATCTCTGCGATTCCGTGCGGCCTCGCTACGGCGGACGCCGGCCTGGTGGATCTGGCCGCGTTCGGCCGGATCGCCGCCGCTCTGTCGGATCTCGCCACACCGGACGACCAGGCGCCCATCACCGTTGAGCGGCACTGGATCCGGCTGGCCCGTGCGCGGATGGATGCGCTCGGCGTGCAACTGGGCGCCGGGCTGGACGGCCAGTTGTCTGTAGCCCGGCCGGACGAACTGGAGCGGCTGCGCGAAACCGTCTCCACCTTTCTGGCCAACGGCAGCGTCAGCGCCACGGCGGACCAGCTCTACTGCCACCGCAACACCATCCTGAACCGGATGCGCCGCTTCAAAGAGCTGACCGGGATCGACCTGATGGTTCCGGTACAGGCCGCGCGTGCCGTCATCGCTTGGGCCTGA
- a CDS encoding RidA family protein, protein MTIRRIHAATGSIEPVGPYSQAVVANGFVFTAGQVPAKSSLEDQPDTFAEQVRQTIRNLEAALIEAGSGLEHVVKVNTYLTEPDQLAEYNAVYEEFFGPHKPARTSVCVSLWGVSLEIECVAVVPAQEEK, encoded by the coding sequence GTGACCATCCGGCGCATCCACGCGGCCACCGGCTCGATCGAGCCGGTGGGCCCGTACTCACAGGCGGTCGTCGCCAACGGCTTTGTCTTCACCGCGGGCCAGGTACCCGCCAAGTCCAGTTTGGAAGACCAGCCGGACACGTTCGCCGAGCAGGTCCGCCAGACCATCCGGAACCTGGAAGCCGCGCTCATCGAAGCCGGCTCCGGCCTGGAACACGTGGTCAAAGTAAACACGTACCTGACCGAACCGGACCAACTGGCCGAATACAACGCGGTCTACGAGGAATTCTTCGGCCCCCACAAGCCGGCCCGCACCTCGGTGTGCGTCAGCTTGTGGGGCGTAAGCCTGGAGATCGAATGCGTGGCGGTAGTGCCCGCACAGGAGGAGAAGTAA
- a CDS encoding class I SAM-dependent methyltransferase, with protein MSDQDVVNGIKAKHRAMWALGDYPTVATEVVPALGPELVVASAIRPGERVLDIAAGSGNAALPAARIGARVTASDLTPVLLDAGRRQAEGDGLTLEWREADAENLPFDDGSFDVAISCVGIMFTPNHQASADELVRVLRPGGRIGLINWTPEGFIGQMFKTMKPYAPPPPPGAQPPPLWGNEEHVRELLGDRVTDVVAKREKLMVDRFATPEEFREFFKTCYGPTITAYRNIADSPERVRALDDELAGLARANLGNGRMEWEYLLFTAVKK; from the coding sequence ATGAGCGATCAAGATGTTGTCAACGGAATCAAAGCAAAGCACCGTGCGATGTGGGCGCTGGGCGACTATCCCACGGTCGCCACGGAAGTCGTACCGGCGCTGGGCCCGGAACTCGTCGTGGCGAGCGCTATTCGCCCTGGCGAGCGGGTGCTGGACATCGCCGCAGGCTCGGGCAACGCTGCCCTTCCTGCAGCCCGGATCGGCGCCCGCGTTACGGCATCCGACCTGACACCTGTGCTGCTGGACGCCGGCCGCCGGCAAGCGGAAGGTGACGGCCTGACCTTGGAATGGCGGGAGGCCGACGCCGAGAACCTGCCGTTCGACGACGGTTCCTTCGACGTCGCGATCTCCTGCGTGGGGATCATGTTCACTCCCAACCATCAGGCCAGCGCCGACGAACTCGTCCGCGTGCTCCGGCCCGGAGGCAGAATCGGGCTGATCAACTGGACGCCCGAGGGCTTCATCGGCCAAATGTTCAAGACCATGAAGCCGTACGCTCCGCCGCCCCCTCCGGGCGCACAGCCGCCGCCGCTGTGGGGTAACGAGGAGCATGTGCGGGAACTGCTGGGCGACCGGGTGACAGACGTCGTTGCGAAACGGGAGAAGCTGATGGTCGACCGGTTCGCCACTCCGGAAGAGTTCCGCGAATTCTTCAAGACCTGCTACGGCCCCACCATCACCGCGTACCGCAACATCGCCGACAGCCCGGAGCGGGTGCGGGCGCTGGATGACGAGCTCGCCGGACTGGCCCGCGCCAACCTTGGCAACGGCAGGATGGAATGGGAGTACCTGCTGTTCACGGCTGTCAAGAAGTGA
- a CDS encoding ArgE/DapE family deacylase, translating to MPDPDIRQRILAAVDTAFDEQLAFTAELIAEPSLRADEADAQDLLYRAMESRGLEMDRWEIDSEELRNHVGYGPSTVSYENSVNVVGTYKPRTTAGRSLILNGHVDVVPTGPEDTWSRSPWHAEMKDGWLYGRGAGDMKAGLVANLFALDAVRAAGLAPTAEIIVQSVVEEECTGNGSLAALLRGYTADAVLIPEPEENMLVRANVGVLWFKVRVAGEPTHPREMSTGFNAIDSAYTVMASLRKLEEKWNKQRSSHRYFEDLEHPVNFNFGKIVGGDWPSSVPAWCEIDVRVAIYPGTTADQAWQELQDCLDSTGLPLTATKTGFYSEGYVLEEGSDAEAVLAGAHREAFGEELQSFTTPGYLDGRVFTLYGNTPTLVYGPVSEAIHGFDERVEIESVRRITKAIALFIAEWCGVEDDHAG from the coding sequence ATGCCGGATCCGGACATCAGACAACGCATCCTGGCCGCCGTCGACACCGCCTTCGACGAGCAGCTCGCGTTCACCGCCGAACTGATCGCCGAACCCTCGCTGCGCGCGGACGAGGCGGACGCGCAGGACCTGCTCTACCGGGCGATGGAGTCCCGCGGCCTGGAGATGGACCGCTGGGAAATCGACTCGGAGGAACTGCGCAATCACGTCGGCTACGGCCCGTCCACTGTGTCCTATGAAAACAGCGTCAACGTGGTCGGCACATACAAACCGCGGACGACGGCGGGGCGCTCGCTGATCCTCAACGGGCACGTGGACGTGGTGCCCACCGGGCCCGAGGACACCTGGTCCCGCTCCCCCTGGCACGCCGAGATGAAAGACGGCTGGCTGTACGGACGCGGCGCCGGCGACATGAAGGCCGGGCTCGTGGCCAACCTCTTCGCGCTCGACGCCGTCCGCGCCGCCGGGCTGGCACCCACCGCCGAGATCATTGTCCAGTCGGTAGTGGAGGAAGAGTGCACCGGCAACGGTTCGCTGGCCGCCCTGCTGCGCGGCTACACCGCCGATGCCGTTCTCATTCCCGAACCGGAAGAGAACATGCTGGTCAGGGCCAACGTCGGTGTGCTCTGGTTCAAGGTGCGGGTGGCCGGCGAGCCCACCCATCCGCGTGAAATGTCCACCGGCTTCAACGCGATCGACTCGGCCTACACAGTGATGGCCAGCCTGCGGAAGCTGGAGGAGAAGTGGAACAAGCAGCGCAGCTCGCACCGCTACTTCGAGGACCTCGAGCACCCGGTCAACTTCAACTTCGGCAAAATCGTCGGCGGCGACTGGCCCTCGAGCGTTCCGGCCTGGTGCGAGATCGACGTGCGCGTGGCCATCTACCCGGGTACGACGGCGGACCAGGCCTGGCAGGAACTGCAGGATTGCCTTGACTCCACGGGACTGCCGCTGACGGCCACGAAGACCGGCTTTTACTCCGAGGGCTACGTACTGGAGGAAGGCTCCGACGCCGAAGCCGTGCTGGCCGGCGCCCACCGGGAGGCTTTCGGCGAGGAGCTGCAGAGTTTCACCACGCCAGGGTACCTGGACGGGCGCGTATTCACGTTGTACGGCAACACTCCTACCCTGGTCTACGGTCCGGTATCGGAGGCGATCCATGGGTTCGACGAGCGTGTGGAGATCGAGTCCGTCCGACGGATCACCAAGGCCATCGCCCTGTTCATTGCGGAGTGGTGCGGCGTGGAAGATGACCACGCAGGCTGA
- a CDS encoding MFS transporter produces MRKISTASVIGTTVEWYDLFLFGTASALVFNRIFFPELDGAIGTILSFLTFASAYLARMVGAILFGHFGDRVGRKSMLLISLIAMGAATFAIGLVPDYATIGIAAPLLLLTLRLIQGLALGGEWGGAVLMTVEHAPENKRGFYGSMVQIGVPVGTLIANVAFLLVAANLSEADLLSWGWRVPFLLSAILVGVGIYIRLNIEETPSFQKVRETGAKAKIPFADLMRKYWKQVILGGVATLSTGSTFTLLVASGVNYGTTELGHSSDTMLWAVMFACVLAFIAIPFFGRLSDRVGRKPIIFAGVAAEALLAFPMFWLMDTGSVPLMFVGYGLMMLAFSANYGPIATFLAELFGSKVRYSGLSVSYMLSGLLGSAATPAITVALLAATGQSSSIAWYVMGAAALSLIALYLLTETRYGNIDAVEAAPSSDSAGGPASGAVYGGPVRGDGSESAEVAR; encoded by the coding sequence ATGCGCAAAATTTCCACTGCCAGTGTCATCGGTACCACCGTCGAATGGTACGACCTCTTCCTCTTCGGAACGGCGTCCGCGCTGGTGTTCAACCGGATCTTCTTCCCCGAGCTCGACGGCGCCATCGGCACCATCCTCTCCTTCCTCACCTTCGCGTCCGCCTACCTCGCCCGCATGGTCGGCGCCATCCTCTTCGGCCACTTCGGTGACCGGGTGGGCCGCAAGTCCATGCTGCTGATCTCGCTGATCGCGATGGGCGCGGCCACCTTCGCCATCGGACTGGTACCGGACTATGCCACCATCGGCATCGCCGCTCCCCTGCTGCTGCTGACCCTGCGCCTGATCCAGGGCCTTGCCCTCGGCGGCGAATGGGGTGGCGCGGTCCTCATGACCGTGGAGCATGCGCCGGAAAACAAGCGCGGCTTCTACGGCTCCATGGTCCAGATCGGTGTGCCCGTGGGTACCCTGATTGCCAACGTGGCCTTCCTGCTGGTGGCCGCCAACCTGTCCGAGGCCGACCTGCTCAGCTGGGGCTGGCGCGTACCGTTCCTGCTCTCCGCCATCCTGGTGGGCGTGGGCATCTACATCCGGCTTAACATCGAAGAGACCCCGTCTTTCCAGAAGGTCCGCGAAACCGGCGCCAAGGCGAAGATCCCGTTTGCCGACCTGATGCGCAAGTACTGGAAGCAGGTCATCCTCGGCGGCGTCGCCACCCTGTCCACCGGCAGCACGTTCACCCTGCTGGTCGCCTCCGGAGTCAACTACGGCACCACCGAACTGGGACACTCCAGCGACACGATGCTCTGGGCCGTCATGTTCGCCTGCGTCTTGGCCTTCATCGCCATCCCGTTCTTCGGCCGGCTTTCCGACCGGGTGGGCCGCAAGCCGATCATCTTCGCCGGTGTGGCCGCCGAGGCGCTGCTGGCCTTCCCGATGTTCTGGCTGATGGACACCGGATCCGTGCCGCTGATGTTCGTGGGCTACGGCCTGATGATGCTCGCGTTCTCCGCCAACTATGGCCCGATCGCCACCTTCCTGGCCGAGCTGTTCGGCTCCAAGGTGCGTTACTCCGGCCTGTCCGTGTCCTACATGCTCTCCGGCCTGCTGGGCTCGGCCGCCACCCCGGCCATCACGGTGGCCCTGCTCGCCGCCACCGGGCAGAGCTCCTCGATCGCCTGGTACGTGATGGGCGCCGCCGCGCTGTCCCTGATCGCGCTGTACCTGCTGACCGAAACCCGGTACGGCAACATCGACGCGGTGGAGGCAGCCCCGTCCAGCGATAGCGCGGGCGGCCCGGCCAGCGGTGCCGTCTACGGCGGCCCGGTCCGTGGCGACGGTTCCGAGAGTGCAGAGGTTGCCCGGTGA
- a CDS encoding RraA family protein, giving the protein MEMSATGTLATATPGQPAELPELPELAELLDQLRSVSFPTLGHFLEEGFCSSEIHAIVPGARMVGIATTARIPDADAVAVNHALLRLHPGEVLVLDMDGDRQHAPVGAVTGAAARDRGAAGILVDGPVTDVVELNEANDGGALPVFARGTTCLTTKRHASGRAQFDVPVSVGGVTVRPGDIVLGDDNGVVVLAPEVAAAVVLQAVESDAAEPNILSRIAAGEPLEGILYLGQ; this is encoded by the coding sequence ATGGAAATGTCCGCCACCGGAACCCTGGCCACCGCCACCCCGGGCCAGCCGGCCGAGCTGCCGGAGTTGCCGGAGCTGGCCGAACTGCTGGACCAGCTGCGCAGCGTCAGCTTCCCCACCCTGGGCCACTTCCTCGAAGAGGGGTTCTGCTCCTCGGAGATCCACGCGATCGTGCCCGGCGCCCGGATGGTGGGCATTGCTACCACGGCCCGGATTCCCGACGCCGATGCGGTGGCGGTCAACCACGCGCTGCTGCGCCTCCACCCGGGCGAGGTGCTGGTGCTGGACATGGACGGCGACCGGCAGCACGCTCCGGTCGGCGCGGTCACCGGTGCTGCCGCCCGTGACCGTGGCGCGGCCGGCATCCTGGTGGACGGCCCGGTGACCGACGTGGTGGAACTCAACGAAGCGAACGACGGCGGGGCGCTGCCTGTGTTTGCCCGCGGCACCACCTGCCTCACCACCAAACGCCACGCATCCGGCCGTGCGCAGTTCGACGTCCCCGTAAGCGTCGGCGGTGTCACTGTACGGCCGGGCGACATTGTCCTCGGCGACGACAACGGAGTGGTGGTGCTGGCACCCGAGGTGGCCGCCGCCGTCGTTCTTCAAGCCGTTGAATCCGATGCCGCCGAACCGAATATCCTCAGCCGGATTGCTGCCGGTGAGCCGCTCGAAGGGATCCTGTACCTTGGCCAGTAA